One Enterococcus silesiacus genomic window carries:
- a CDS encoding DNA-binding protein, with protein MEIEKTNRMNALFEFYSTLLTEKQMNYMEMYYADDFSLGEIAEEYDISRQAVYDNIKRTEKILEEYEKKLHLFSDYIVRGELLETLKSYVNETYPKDTTIARYIEQIQEVEE; from the coding sequence ATGGAAATTGAAAAAACCAATCGAATGAACGCATTATTTGAATTTTACTCCACTTTGTTGACAGAAAAACAAATGAATTATATGGAGATGTATTATGCGGATGATTTCTCTTTAGGTGAGATTGCTGAAGAATATGATATCAGTCGCCAAGCGGTTTATGATAATATTAAACGGACAGAAAAAATTTTGGAAGAGTATGAAAAAAAACTTCATTTATTTTCCGACTATATCGTACGCGGAGAATTACTAGAGACATTAAAAAGCTACGTAAACGAAACCTATCCGAAAGATACAACGATTGCCCGTTATATAGAACAAATACAAGAAGTAGAGGAATGA
- a CDS encoding signal recognition particle, with amino-acid sequence MAFESLTDRLQQAMSKLRRKGKVSEADVKEMMREIRLALLEADVNLQVVKDFTKRVRERAIGVEVLESLSPAQQIVKIVDEELTATLGTETVGLNKSERIPTVIMMVGLQGAGKTTFGGKLANHLIKTENARPLMIAADVYRPAAIDQLKVLGQQLDVPVFDMGTDVSPVEIVRQGMALAKEKKNDYVLIDTAGRLHVDEALMDELKQIKEVAQPDDILLVVDAMTGQDAVNVADSFNQQLGITGVVITKLDGDTRGGAALSIRSVTGAPIKFIGSGEKLTDLEIFHPDRMSSRILGMGDMLTLIEKAQQDYDEKKAEELAVKMKENSFDFNDFIEQLDQVMGMGPIEDLLKMIPGMNNMPGLENVKVDPKDVARKKAMVLSMTPAERENPDLLNPSRRRRIAAGSGNNVVEVNRMIKQFKESKKMMQQMSKGNMDIPGMDQMLGGGIKGKLGKMAMNRMVKKNKKKKKKKK; translated from the coding sequence ATGGCTTTTGAAAGTTTAACAGATCGCCTGCAACAGGCAATGAGCAAATTACGTCGTAAAGGAAAAGTATCTGAAGCTGACGTAAAAGAAATGATGAGAGAGATACGTTTGGCTTTATTAGAAGCCGATGTAAATTTACAAGTAGTCAAAGATTTTACTAAACGTGTACGTGAACGTGCAATAGGGGTGGAAGTGCTAGAGAGCCTCTCACCAGCGCAACAAATCGTTAAAATCGTCGATGAAGAATTAACAGCGACATTGGGTACCGAAACTGTTGGGTTGAACAAGTCTGAACGGATTCCGACCGTGATCATGATGGTTGGTTTGCAAGGGGCTGGTAAAACGACCTTTGGTGGTAAATTAGCGAACCATTTGATTAAAACTGAAAATGCCCGTCCACTGATGATTGCAGCCGATGTATACCGTCCAGCGGCGATCGATCAGTTAAAGGTGTTAGGACAACAATTAGATGTACCTGTTTTTGATATGGGTACTGATGTTAGTCCAGTTGAAATAGTTCGTCAAGGAATGGCACTAGCTAAAGAAAAGAAAAATGATTATGTTTTGATTGATACGGCAGGGCGTCTGCATGTCGATGAGGCATTGATGGATGAATTAAAACAAATTAAAGAAGTAGCACAACCAGATGATATTTTACTTGTTGTTGATGCAATGACAGGGCAAGATGCGGTCAACGTTGCAGATAGTTTTAATCAACAATTAGGGATTACAGGGGTTGTAATCACAAAACTTGATGGGGATACTCGAGGCGGTGCGGCACTTTCTATTCGCTCTGTGACGGGTGCACCAATCAAATTTATCGGTTCTGGTGAAAAACTAACAGATTTAGAAATTTTCCATCCAGATCGTATGTCTAGCCGAATCTTAGGCATGGGCGATATGCTGACATTGATTGAAAAAGCCCAACAAGATTATGATGAGAAAAAAGCTGAAGAACTTGCAGTAAAAATGAAAGAAAACAGCTTTGACTTTAATGATTTTATTGAACAACTCGATCAAGTAATGGGCATGGGACCAATCGAAGATCTCTTGAAGATGATTCCTGGTATGAATAATATGCCTGGTTTAGAAAATGTCAAAGTCGATCCAAAAGATGTGGCTCGTAAAAAAGCGATGGTTCTTTCAATGACGCCAGCTGAAAGAGAAAATCCGGATCTTTTGAATCCAAGTCGCCGTCGTCGAATTGCTGCTGGTTCTGGTAATAATGTTGTTGAAGTCAATCGGATGATCAAACAATTTAAAGAATCTAAAAAAATGATGCAGCAAATGTCTAAAGGGAATATGGATATCCCTGGTATGGATCAAATGCTTGGTGGCGGTATCAAAGGTAAATTAGGAAAAATGGCCATGAATCGTATGGTGAAGAAAAACAAGAAGAAGAAAAAGAAGAAAAAATAA
- a CDS encoding multidrug ABC transporter produces the protein MKIENLEKRIDQKVILKELNLTFNKGEITGLIGRNGSGKTTFFRSVAGHYELDHGKILIDQEDIQENKLLKQKIFYIDEQYNFLSGYTLNKLLLFYQNAYAGFNKEKYLTLTKKNNLNPRFKYRSMSKGMQGLYKMILAICSNADYLLLDEPLDGLDIIVKKKVLGILLDDVSENSRSIIISSHNLNELESIIDRALILKRNHIQLDYHLEVLREHARKIQMVFKTKKVPQLVKENSRLLHFQGRVVTAIFENYTHELKTLIQAEQPILFEELPLTLEDVFEANLANEETDYSLQGETL, from the coding sequence ATGAAAATAGAGAATTTAGAAAAAAGAATTGATCAAAAAGTTATTTTGAAAGAGCTCAACTTGACATTCAATAAAGGAGAAATCACTGGCTTGATTGGTCGAAACGGTTCTGGTAAAACCACTTTTTTTAGATCCGTTGCAGGACATTATGAATTGGATCACGGGAAGATTCTTATTGACCAGGAAGACATTCAAGAAAATAAATTACTCAAGCAAAAAATTTTTTATATTGATGAACAATACAATTTTCTTTCAGGCTATACATTGAACAAATTGCTGCTATTTTACCAAAATGCCTATGCTGGTTTTAATAAAGAAAAATATTTAACTTTAACTAAAAAAAATAATCTGAATCCTCGTTTTAAGTATCGTTCGATGTCTAAAGGGATGCAAGGACTTTATAAGATGATTTTAGCTATCTGTTCTAATGCAGATTACTTGTTACTAGACGAGCCTTTGGATGGATTAGATATTATTGTTAAAAAGAAGGTTTTAGGCATTCTTTTAGATGATGTCAGTGAAAATAGTCGTTCAATCATTATCTCTTCTCATAATTTAAATGAGCTGGAAAGTATTATTGATCGTGCGCTAATTTTGAAAAGAAACCACATCCAACTTGATTATCACTTAGAAGTTCTAAGAGAACATGCTCGCAAAATACAAATGGTCTTTAAAACAAAGAAAGTGCCTCAACTTGTTAAAGAAAATAGCCGCCTGCTTCACTTTCAAGGACGGGTCGTTACAGCGATCTTTGAAAACTATACCCACGAATTAAAAACGTTGATTCAAGCAGAACAACCGATTTTATTCGAAGAACTGCCTTTAACCTTAGAAGACGTCTTTGAAGCGAACCTTGCCAATGAAGAAACCGACTACTCTTTACAAGGAGAAACGTTATGA
- a CDS encoding GntR family transcriptional regulator, whose protein sequence is MVSIDKTSSKPYYEQLMLGIKEDILSGILQSGDRLPSVREMARQLMMNPNTVSKAYKLLETQEVIVTVKGKGTYVKKIDTELRDDYQIQKIKKKFNELIIEANYLNVSKHELSQWLDESDQHLKGE, encoded by the coding sequence ATGGTTTCTATTGATAAAACAAGTAGTAAACCTTATTATGAGCAACTCATGCTAGGTATCAAAGAAGACATTTTAAGTGGAATACTTCAGTCTGGTGACCGCCTACCTTCTGTCAGAGAAATGGCCCGCCAACTCATGATGAATCCTAATACAGTCAGCAAAGCTTATAAATTATTAGAAACACAAGAAGTGATCGTTACTGTCAAAGGTAAAGGAACTTACGTGAAAAAAATCGATACCGAGCTCCGCGATGACTATCAGATTCAAAAAATAAAAAAGAAATTTAATGAGTTGATTATTGAAGCAAATTATTTAAACGTTTCTAAACATGAACTAAGTCAATGGTTGGATGAAAGTGATCAGCACTTGAAGGGGGAGTAA